The Spirosoma sp. SC4-14 DNA window GTTTCGTGACCAGACTGTAACTGATTGCTCAACTCAGGTTGAATAAAGTTCTGGCTGGAAATGGACAAAACCAGAGGAACATCTTTTTTTGAAAACTTAATGGCATTGTGGATGAGGTGATAAAAAAGCTGTTCCAATTGCTGCGGTATAGCCAATAAAGACGGCAACTTGCCAACGTTAACCATTGCGGTCCGGAGTTTAAGCTGCGAACTTAATTGAGCACATACTGAAGCAACAAGGTCATTCAGATCTGTTGCTTCAAACGAAGTAACTTCCTCATTCAGAACGGAAAAGTCGGATAGGTCCTTAATCATTAGCGAAAATTTTTCCGCTCCCGCATCAATCTTCAACGCTAACTCTTCGGCTTGGTCTGTGTTGTTTTTCCGGACGGCATCGACCAACATGCCGCTAAAGAGTCGGAGTTTTCGGAGCGGTTCCTGAAGATTGTGGTTTGAAATATGGCGATACTGCCGATTTTCATCAATTGAATGGGTAAGTTGCCGACTTAAATTTTTAACGGCATGATCGCTCTGTTGAAGTAAGTCGATTTGCTGCAAATGAAAAGAAATCAAGTCGGCAAATGCGACGAACATTCCCCTGATTCTGACATTATCGAGCTGTGCCGGTTTAGGGTCAATCGCACAGAGCGTACCAAAAAATTCACCTGTTTTTAAAACAATAGGAAAGGAGATGTAACTCTGAAATCCATACATCAAGGGCGTATGATGGTTGCAGAAAAGGGCGTTTTCCTGAACATGGTCGATAACAACGGGTAGAAGCGAATCCCGAATTTCATTACAAATAGTTGTTTCTATCTTTAGTTCTCCTCCCGGAACGAGCCCAAATTGGATATCATCGCGTACGCTGCAGGTAATCCACTGATTTTCGGTAACTCGGGCCACAGCCGCAAAACCCATGCCCGTTGTCTGACAAATCACGTCGAGCAGTGTTGGAACTATAGAAATTCGACTAACGCGTTCAATGTCGCTGGCCAATTCAGTATCGGTATAATCCATAGGTTTAGGCTGGATTATCAAAGGTACTGATTTGCAGTTTATATACTTATTAAACACCGGGATAAGTTACTGTTTACTTCGTGTTGCAGTAGCTAAGCCCGGTACGATACCGATTGCTGGTACCAGTTCTGTCAATTAATGGTTTTGCTGATTCTGTAGCACAATCAGCGGCAGATGGCTGTTCCAGTTTGGCCTAAAGCCTGCTTCGTTCAGGAAGCCACGCGCATAGTTTCCCAGCACAATATCTACATCGCCATCGTGGTCCCAATCGCGGGCATCCATGCACAACCAGCGACCATAGGTGTGGACGGGAACGGCGTGCGGAAGAAATTGTAACGGCTTCTGCTGTTCGAAATAAATGAACGTTTCGGCCGGATTATTTTTTAAATCGGCAAAAAAAGCAATCGTAGCAATGTCCAGATCGCCGTCTTGGTCGAAATCGGTGGCAATGGCTTTTGTGCAGCCATTGATGGGGTAGAAATAGCGTTGTATGTAACGATTGTTTCCCTGATTCAGGAAAATATAAACGCCGTGAAACGGTTTCAATATCCGCGAATAGTCGCTGTTGTCGCCACATGTATACAGAATATCGAGTCGGCCATCTTTATTAAAATCGACTAGCTGAAAGCTGGTTGAGCCATATACCGGCGGAAATTTGATCAGGTTACGATCCGTAAAACCACCCTGTCGATTGTTTGTAAAGAGCCAGACCCCCTCGTCGGCGTGGGCAAACAACGCCATAAAATCGAGCCAGCCATCCTGATTGAAATCGCCCGGAATAACCTGCGTAGCACCCGGTATTTCTTTGATCAGTATTGTTTCAAACTGGTGGTCGGGTTGTTGCTTTAGCCAGTATAACCCCCCTTTGTTGTGGCCGAAACCGCACACAAGCCAGTCGGTTAGCCCATCGTGGTTAAAATCGCCCGGTACTGACTGAATGGGTCGTGGAAGTTGGTTAGCTAGTGGAACAGGCGCATTTTTAGGTTGGTTTATGTCCAGTCTTACAACCTGACCGCTTGGCTGATCAACGGCCAGCATAGTGCCGATGCAGGTAATGATGGCTTTATCGGAACCAACCGTTCCATTTGCGAACATCATCTGAACACCGGGCGAAGGCAAGGTTTGCAGGTGGGTAGGTTTCAGAGTCGAACTCCATTGATACAGCCCCGCATCTGTTTCATTGCTGGAATACACGGTGCCTCTGGCCGAATCGAAGGCAACCAGGGTTGTAGTAGCAATGTCGGTTTTATCTTCGGTGGGTTTTAGTAACTTAAAAATCGACCAGTCGGCTGCTAACGGAGCCGGAGGAGCTGCCCTCTTCGGTTTTTCAGGAGCCAGCTTTTCGTAATACTGAACCAACTTGTTCCAGTCGGCTAATGAGATGCTGGCATTCGGTGGTCGGTAATAATGAGTCTTTTGCCATACTTCCAGACCGAGTTTAGGTGCCATAGCTGGCAGAACCCGCTTCGCCCAGGTTTCTTTATCGAGCGCTTCGGGCAACACGGGCAAATGGCAGGTGCCGCAATATTGCTGAGCCAGTTGCTCGCCTTCCGAAGCAGCCGGTAGTTGACTTGTCTCTGACGAGTTACCTCCCAACTGACAGCTAGTGAACAGGATGCTCAGTAGGGCAAGAAGTCCGCCGAATCGAATGAAAAACAAAAGCTTTTGCAAGAGAAATGAAAGGGCGAAAAAGTGAAAGGGCGAAAAAGTGGTCTCAAATACCCTTTTTCGCCCTTTCACTTTTTAATTATATCCTGGATTTTGTGTTAGCGATGACTTGCCATTCGACGTACTCAGGTCAATCTGTCGTTGTGGAATTGGGAAGTAATCGTTCTTGCCAGCCGTGAAATGGCCACCCCGAATATCGGTTGTGATCGTACTTTCGTAGCTAAAGAAATTGTTCAGGGTTGTTTCGGCAGTGCCCCAGCGAACAAGGTCGAAGAAACGATGACCTTCCATGGCTAGTTCCAGCTTCCGCTCGAAATAGATCGCCTTCAATGCACCATCTTTACCCAGGCTGGCAAATTTGCCGGCCGGATAAGGTGAAATGGTATAATTAGCGGCCGTAGTGGTTGTGTAGCCCGCCAGCGGGTCGGCATCGTTCTGGTACTTATAAACAAAATTTACCGGATTAGCTGCACGTGTGCGTACCATATTTACATAGGTCTGTGCCTGTTCCAGATTACCCAGTTGTGCTTCAGCTTCGGCTGCCATAAGCAGCACATCCGCAAAACGAATCAGATTCAGGTTAATGGCCGTACCGGGTGCCCATGAGTGGTTATCGGCGTACTGATCCTGGGTTGCCTGCATATAAATGTTCTTCTTGGGCGAATAGGGGCCAGCATAGGTTTGGCCTGGGCTCCGAATCCAGTCGGCACCGGGGTGGTTGCCCCAGTCCAGATAGGGAATACCCCGGCGGCCAATTGTCCAGTCGATACGTGGATCGAGGTTGCCTGCATCGGGTGTAAATGGCTGCGTCGACGAAACACCCTGGTCGTTTTTAACGGGGTGGCTATTGTAGTCATCCAGATAAGGCAGACCAGTAGCATCGGTACGGTAGGAGTTGGCCAGATCCTGCGAAGGCTGGAAGAAACCGCAGCACCGGAAGGGGCTGTTGCCATAAGGGAAATTCAGCATATCGCCCTGGTTGGCATTGGCAATTGTTCCCGTACCGTCGTTAGCTACCATCTGGATCACAAATACCGATTCGGAATTGTTTTCGGTAGCCGCGTCGAAATTGTCATGAAATTTGCTCACCAGCGCATATTTCAACCCGTTGCTGGTAACTCCCTGGCTAATGATCTGGTCGAACAGGGCTTTTGCTTCCGTGTATTTGTGCTCATACAGATAGGTTTTGGCCAGATAAGAAGCCGCAGCCCATTTGTTGGCCCGCCCTACGTCTGACTGACTTGTTGGCAGATTATCCATTGCGTATTGGAAATCGGCTTCAATTTTAGGCCAGATATCGTCGGCATTCGGTTGCGCGTTGGCAACCGAGGTTTCGATGGTTTCGTCGATCCAGGGCACTTTGTTCCACATTTTCTTCAACTCAAAGTAGTAATGAGCGCGTAGGAAACGGGCCTGAGCTGCGAAATTAGCACGTTCGGCATCGGTAACATCGGTTGCCTGTGCCAATACCCGTAGTGTAGAGTTTGTACGGTTTACGCCTTCATAAACAGTGCGCCATTTTCCGTTAAAGAAACCATTGCTGGCATCGGCCGTAAATTTGGCAATAGCATCGATGGCGGGTTGGTCACTACCATCGCTGCCTTTGTGGGCTTCTCCGCCAGCTATACTGCCGTAGGTCCAGTTGCTGGGCGAAGCTTGCCAGGCATCCGAACCACTGAGGTTTAGAGCCGAACCATTATTGTACTGTCCATCCAAAGCGGCATAGGCTCCAGTCAATAAGGCATCAATGCCACTTTTGTTGGCCAGCACCTGATCGCTCAATGCGCCCTGAGCTGGAATTTCAAGACTACTCTGACAAGCATCAAACGTCAATCCGACGGCCGTAACTGCCAGAATCGCTATATATTGTGGTATTTTCATGGTATATCGGGTTAATAAAAATTAGAACGTCACATTCAAACCGAACAGGAACTGGCGCTGGTTTGGATAAACCCCTTCGTCGATACCAAATGAGGTAGTATTCGAGAACGACTGGTTTAAACTGCCACCCGAGCTGTTGTTGGTATTGGCTGTTGTGCCAATTTCAGGATCAAGGCCAGAGTATTTAGTGATTGTGAACAGGTTAGCTGACTGAACGTATACGCGTAGCCGCTCGATACCTAGCTTCTTCAGCGTATTGGCTGGCAGCGTATAGCCCAGTTGCGCATTTTTTGCCCGCAGGTATGATCCGTTCTCTACGAAATACGAGTTCGGTACGTTGGCCGAGCTAAACGATCCAACTGTTTCCTGAATTGGCGCTTTGGCGTTGTGATTGTCGGGAGTCCATGAGTCATACAAAGCTGTCTTGCTCTTGGCACCCTGGAAGTTGGCGTTAAAATCGGTCCACCACCGCACGTTGTTCCAGATGTCGTTACCCTGCGTGCCGTAGAAGAAAATTGAGAAATCGAACTGTTTGTAGTTCGCCCCCAGGTTCAGACCGTAGCTGAATTTTGGGTTCGGATTACCCAGGAAAGTGCGGTCGGCTTCGGTAATCTGACCATCGCCATTGAGGTCGGCATAGCGGAAACGACCAACGGCCACATCACTTTGGTAAACAGCACCGGCATTGCCCGTCGACTGCTGAGCCTGTGCATTGGCGGTATTAATTTCTTCCTGCGAATTCCAGAAACCAGCCACTTTGTAGCCATAGAACTGACCAATGGAGTGGCCCACCGCATTACGAACAATGTAGCTACCGTTGAACCGGCGACCTTCCTGATCGAAGTAATCGATACCGTCGGCCAGCGAAACAATTTTGTTGTTATAGGTCGTAAAGGTCAGCGTGGCGTTCAGTTTCAGGTCGCTCGAAATATTAAAGCTACTGGAAGCCGCCAGATCAAGCCCCTGGTTGCGCATATGCGCTACGTTTACTGCCGGAGCCGTTCCTAAACCGGCTGTTCCGGCTAGTTCGAGTGTATAGAGCAAGTCGCGAACTTCTTTGCGGTAGTAATCGACGGTGAGGTCGAGTTTGCCTTTCCAAAGGCTGGCATCAAAGCCAATATTGGCATTGATGTTCTTTTCCCATTTGGCGTCGGGGTTACCGATGCGGGTCCGTTGGAAACCTAGGGTATTGGATGAATTTGAGCCTGTGATGGCGTAATACGACGAAGTGCGGTCGCCACCATAGGTGGTATAAGCGTTGGCCGGATCTACGTTCAACTGGTTACCCATAATGCCATACCCCCCGCGAATTTTCAGATCATTTAGCCAGGTTAGCCCACTCATGAAGTTTTCCTGCGAAATCCGCCAACCTGCGCTCACCGCCGGAAACCAACCATACTGATAGTTAAGGAAGCGAGATGAACCGTCGCGACGAATGGTTGCGCCTAAGAGGTATTTATCCTTTAAGCTATAATCGACCCGTCCGATTAATGAGAACAGGGCGTCGGCATATCGGTTGCTGTAGTTGGTGGGTGTTGCGGAGCCTGTCGACAGGTTGGTATAGTTCGGATCGAAGGAAAAATAACCCTGTGTCGTACCGCCTACGTTGCGGCCATTGTTCTGATAGGCTTCCGTACCTACCAACACCTTCAGATCGTGCGTGTTGTTGAAGTTGTGCTGATACTGAACGGTGTTGGTCCAGGTCCAGTTATAGCCACTATACGTATTTTCGGTATAGGAGTTGGTTGTTGTATTTTCCTGATTCTCGTAGGTTGGGTAGGTGAACGAATGGAAATTGCCCATAAACAATTCACCCCCAAAGCTGGTCCGGGCCGTAAAGTCTTTCAGGAAGTCGACCTCTGCATACATATTACCGAACAGCCGATTGCTTAGGCCACGGTTATTGGCAGTGCGTTGCTGAACGGCCACGGGGTTGTTTGAGTTGCCAAGGCCCTGGCCATAGCCACCAGCGTAGTTGCCCATGATGTCGTAGACCGGAATGATAGGCTGCTCGCGAAAGGCATAGCCAATAGCGCTACCTTCCTGTAGGGCATTAATACGTGGGTTATCCGTTACCGAGAATGCCAGGTTTTCGCCAACGCGAATGTTTTCACGAATGTTGTACTGGCTGTTCGAACGGATGGTATAGCGTTTCAGATACGTGTTGATCAGCGTACCCTGTTGATTGAAGTAATTGAACGAGAAAAGGTAATTTCCCTGCGGACCACCACCACTAACCGACAGGTTGTGGCTGGTAATAGGTGCTGGTTTGAAAATTTCGTGGAACCAGTCGGTGCCCGCTTTATTTGCACGGGTGATCCGATAGAACGAGTTATACTGGTCGGCGCTGGTGTAGTTTGGATTTACATTATAAAGCGACGGATCTACTGATGGGTCGCCTTCTTTAGCACCTTGCGGAGCAATATAATCGGGCAGAACAGGCGTGGTGCCGCTTCCATAGAGCGGATCGTTGATGGCTACACCCGGATTTGAATTTCGAAGGGCGTTGAACTTCAACTGAGCCGTTTCCTGCGGGTTGAGCAGATCCCAGGGGTTGCCGCCTTTCGGGAATTGGACGCCATAATAGGCATCGTACTGCACTTTAACTTTACCCGTTCCGCGCTTGGTTGTAATGATGATAACACCATTGGCAGCACGAGAACCGTAAATGGAGGCCGAACCGGCATCTTTCAGTACCTGCATCGACGCCACGTCGTTCGGGTTAATGTCGTTGATATTCTGCGTGGGTACACCATCGACAACGTACAGTGGCTGGTTGTTGCCAAACGTGTTCAGCCCCCGGATACGAACCTGCGGTGCTTCGCCTGGTTGTCCTGAACCCAACACCGTAACCCCCGAAGCCCGTCCCTGCAACTGGTTCGTGATTTGAGCCGTAGGTTGCTGTTGCATCTCTGCTACATTAACAACAGCCACGGCACCGGTCAGGTCTTTTTTGCGCTGCGTTCCGTAACCAACGACAACTACCTCGCTGAGTGATTTAACATCGGGAGCCAGTTGAATGTCGGGTAGCGTTGTGCGGTTATTGATGGCTACTTCCTGGGTTGTATAGCTGATGGACGATACAACCAGCGTACCATTACCATCGGGTACATTCAACGAAAACTTTCCGTCGATATCAGTAGCTGTACCGATGTTGTTTGAGCCTTTCAGTAATACAGTAGCGCCTGGCAATCCGTCACCTTTTTCATCGAGAACCCGGCCGGTGACCGTAATGGGCGGAACGGGTTTTTCGGCGTTTGGGCGCGCATCAGGCAGGTTTTGTAGTGTAACGCGTTTCAGAATAATGGTTTTCCCGCCTACTTCGTAGCTGATCGATGCCGGTTCCAGGAGCTGGTCAAGTATGGTCGAGAGCTTTTCGTTCGTAAAATTTACGGCCCCGATTCGTTGCTGGCTGAAAATTCGGGGATTGTACATAAACTTTACATCGGCCTCTTTGCCGATGCGATTGATTGCCTGTTCAATGGTCAGATTCGACAGTTGAAGACTCAATCGACGATTAAGTAATTCCTGACCGTATGTGTTATGCGCCTGTGCTATCGTAGCAAATGCCGTTACTACGAAAAACAGGTAGAAACTGATTCGCATAATTTTGAGCAGCCTTTGCTGCATTTGTATTCGAATTGTCATACTTTTGGATTGGTTGTCGGTTTAAATCGGCAATAAAATTCCCTTACCCTGCCAGGCAGGTGCTTTTTTCGAAGAGAGCTATGAGGGGAATGACTCCAGAGTCAGTGATGTTGCAGCATTGCTGACTCTTTTTTTGTGTGTACCATTAGGTGTTTTTAGGGCATAGGCTAGTCGATTGGGTTAAGTATTTTTATTGGCATCCATTGCTGGTAATCAAAATTTTGCCATCCATTTGCTCATATTGAGCATCCAGTGTCCGGCAAATCATATTTAGTTTTTCAAACAGCGGTTCGTCGTCCAGCGAAGCGGTCAGGTAGCAGTTTTTCATCACATCGGCGTCAAACACAATTTCAACTCCGTACGCTTTTTCCAGCGAGGCAAACACCTGCGTAATAGAGGTTCCGTTAAATTCAAACATCGACCGCTGGATGGGCATATCCAATAACGTGGGCGACTCTACGAGCGAACGAAACAACCGACCTTCGTCGCCATTGAAATGTACCCGTTGGTTGGGTTTTAATACCAGACCCAACAGCTGGGGCGATTCCTGCTTTTCGACCCGCTCCTTGTCTGTACGGGTAAAGACTGATACCCTGCCGGTTTTTACGGTTACATCAACTGCCTTATGTTCGTAGGCACGAACCGTAAAGCTCGTTCCCAGCACTTTCGTGATCAGATTGTCGGCGTAAACAAAAAACGGTTTATGCGGATTTTTGGCTACTTCAAAAAAGGCTTCACCAACCAGATAGACTTCGCGCTTGCTGTTTCTGGTAAAGTCTTTCGGGTAACTGATCCGGCTGTTGGGTTGCAGAAGCACCGAACTGCCATCGGCCAGCAGAACCAGATGGGTTTTGCTGCCTGTATTCACTACTTCCTTCATTGGAAGTGGAGCGTCTGCAACCAGTTTCTGATAAACAGCCGTTGGTTTATCCTCATTTGGCATCCAGAAAAGCCATGCCGAAACAAACAGCAATACTGAAGCAGCCGCAACCCACGCCATTCGCTGATACGACCCAAAAGGTACCGAACGGGGCAACGCCGGTTCTGTATCGCGCATAATCTGGCGGATGTGTTGCTGCATCAACTCAGGCGCTGGTGCAAACGTATCATCCTGAATGGCTAGTAATGTTTCTCTGGCCTGAATCATAAGAAAGGCTTTGTCTGGAAACATTATCGGAAACTGCTCCCACCACTCGGTTACCGACGCTGATGCTTTTTCAAACACCCACGCTCGGAATGATTCGTCTTCCAGGAAATCATATAGCTCAAAATGATCAAATGATTTCATAGAAAAGGTCTATTTTTTTGCTACTATACTGATATAATTAGCTAGCCAGCGTTTGATACCCTGTATTTCGTATTTTTTTTAGGCAGTGTTTGAAAAACTACCAATGCTCCCGCAGGAAGTTGAGAGCTTTATGAAGATGATTGGATACCGACTGACGATTGATGTTCATCACCAGAGCAATGTTTTCAATGTCGAGTTCTTCGAAATAGCGCAGGTGAAGCGCTTCCTGCTGGCGCTGGGGCAACAGATCAATCAGGGTCTTAATTTTTCGGGCCGAGAGCTGCTCGGTTTCAATGTAAAGAAAAAAATCTTCGAAATTTTGTTCAGGAGCAATCTCAATGGCTTCATTTTCGTCGACCCAACCCCGGCGTTGTGTTCGCTGAAGCTCCAGCAGAATTTTATGCCGAAACGATTTGAGAAGGTACTTTTTGATACTATCTGTTGCACTAACATGCTGCCGTCGTTCCCAGAGATAGACAAACATATCGTGCAGGCAATCCTGAATCAGGCCCGTATCTTTACTGTAGCGGGTTCCGAAGCGGAACAATGATGCATAGTGTAAGGAGATGATTTGCTCGAATGCTACTCGGTCACCATTTTTGAATCGCTCCCAGAGCAATTCATCAGAAGAAAAATTAGTAGCGAATAATTCATTCATGGTGCGTTGAGCAAATAAACCCCAAAACAAAGCTTTTTTTGGATTTAGTTAGTCAATAAACGCTCAGAAAGACGAAATATTAACATTTTCTTGCGTGTTTTGATGAAAGAAGAATCGGTTAGGTTAAGAATAGTGTAGGGTAGTTTACAAATAAACGGTGTTTGAGTTCGGCTACTACACTCGCTGAAATAGCTTGAAACGACACCCATTCGAACAGGAATTTTTTTACACGATAACGCCTATTTGAGCATGGACGAATTTATGCAGGAGGCTATCCGCCAGGCCCGTAAGAGTTTAGATGAAGGCGGTATTCCAATTGGATCGGTGCTAATTAAAGAGGGAAAGCTGGTTGCAGCCGGGCATAACAAGCGGGTGCAGGAAGATAACCCTATTTTGCATGGCGAGATGGATTGCCTGAACAATGCGGGTCGGGTGGGCTCTTTCAAAAACACCGTTATTTATTCGACACTAATGCCGTGTTATATGTGCGCGGGCACCATCGTGCAGTTTAAGATCCCCAAAGTAATAGTGGGCGAGTCGCGCACGTTTTCGGGAGCACGCGAATTTATGGAACAGCATGGGGTAGAAGTGATTGACCTTGATTTGCCCGAGTGTGTCGACATGATGGAGCAATTTATCGCCGAAAAACCAACACTCTGGAACGAAGACATTGGCGAGCTATAAGTCTGACTATTAGTCGGTACTATATTTTATTGTGTATACTTTCGCTTTCCTGAATAAGATAGTTACTTTGTCGTCACTAAAGACATCGTAACTTACTTATTCAATGAAACGTATACAATTGGGTGTGCTTCTGGTAGCACTGGGAGTTTTTCTGTCTTCCTATGGGGTGGCGCAGCGCTCTGAATACTGGCGGGAGCGCCCTGGCTCCTGGATGTTGAATGCTGGTTTAGGAACAACCCGTTACCTGGGCGATATGAACGAGCGGGGCGATCTGGCTCATCTGCGATTGGGCGTATCGGCAGCGCTTGCGGTTGCTTATCGTTATTCGAACCGGTTAACTTTTCGGGGCGAAGCCCAGCTATACTACATTCATGGAACCCAGCAGGATACCTATCTGGCCTATAATAACCTGTCGTTCCATAGTATAAATCCTGAGGTTTGGGCAGGCATCCAGTTTGATCTTTGGCACCCCGACGACCCTAATCATATTGTTGTTCCTTATTTAATTGCCGGAGCTGGCTTTACCTATATTACCCCAAAAGCAACCTATCAGGGGCAATCATACAGCCTGGCCCCTTTGCATACGGAGGGTGTTAGTTACAATCGGTTGCCCGTCATTCTGCGCTATGGATTAGGCGTGCCCTTGTTTGCAAATGAGCGATTTAAGTGGAATCTTGAAGGTATATATACACATGTGATGAGTGACTATGTCGATGATGTAAGTACGGTGTATCCAGATCGAACCAACATGAGCCCATTGGCGGCAGCACTATCAGACCGGCGGCTGGAGCTAGGTCAAACGCCCAATCAGGCTGGTGCCAAACGTGGGAACAATACCCGAAACGATGGCTATTTTATACTGTCGGGGCGGTTGATCTGGATTATCAGTACAACAAAACAGCAGCACTATCGGCTTATGTTCGGCGGAGTAAGGCCAAAGAAGATCGTATACGGAGATTAGAAAACAGCTTGACTAAATCGACCTCATTAGCAGATAACATTTTGTGGGTGTGCGTCTATTTGCCTTATTTTGGGCAAAACTCAGCGAAAGCTGCCCTGATCAAATGAGTCCTGCTGTTTTTATTGATGCCCTTAAAAACGAACTTCAACGTACTAAATACGGTCAATACCCTCCCGAACTTTACGATCCAATCCAGTATATTATGAATCTGGGTGGTAAGCGGCTGCGTCCAGTATTGACGCTCATGGCCGCTTATCTTTTTACCGACAACTGGGAAAAAGCCATTCGACCGGCGCTGGCAGTAGAGGTTTTCCACAACTTTACACTCATGCACGACGACATTATGGACCAGGCTCCCCTGCGCCGGGGCCAGCCAACGGTGCATGAGAAATGGAATCATAATATTGCCATTCTGTCGGGCGATGTGATGCTGGTTAAAGCCCATGAGTTCTTGCTCGAAGTTGAGGTCCATAAGCTAAAAGCTGCAATGTCGCGTTTTACCCGAACAGCGGCCGAAGTGTGCGAAGGGCAACAGATGGACATGAATTTTGAAACGCGCTGGGACGTAACCGAACTTGAATACATCGACATGATCCGGCTGAAAACATCGGTTCTGCTCGGTTATGCGCTTGAGTTGGGTGGACTGATTGGGGGCGCCGATGAACAAACAACGGCTCATTTGTATGAAGCCGGCGTAAATATTGGCATTGGCTTTCAACTAAAAGATGATTTGCTCGATGTTTATGGCGATCCGGCTAAGTTTGGCAAACAGGTAGGTGGCGATATTATTGCCAATAAAAAAACGTTTCTACTTATCGAAGCGCTCGAACAGGCAACGGGCTCCACAAAAGCTGAACTTACCGATTGGTTAACGCAAGTCGACTTCGATAAAGCAGAAAAAGTACGCGCTGTTAC harbors:
- a CDS encoding sigma-70 family RNA polymerase sigma factor, which encodes MNELFATNFSSDELLWERFKNGDRVAFEQIISLHYASLFRFGTRYSKDTGLIQDCLHDMFVYLWERRQHVSATDSIKKYLLKSFRHKILLELQRTQRRGWVDENEAIEIAPEQNFEDFFLYIETEQLSARKIKTLIDLLPQRQQEALHLRYFEELDIENIALVMNINRQSVSNHLHKALNFLREHW
- a CDS encoding nucleoside deaminase translates to MDEFMQEAIRQARKSLDEGGIPIGSVLIKEGKLVAAGHNKRVQEDNPILHGEMDCLNNAGRVGSFKNTVIYSTLMPCYMCAGTIVQFKIPKVIVGESRTFSGAREFMEQHGVEVIDLDLPECVDMMEQFIAEKPTLWNEDIGEL
- a CDS encoding polyprenyl synthetase family protein — its product is MSPAVFIDALKNELQRTKYGQYPPELYDPIQYIMNLGGKRLRPVLTLMAAYLFTDNWEKAIRPALAVEVFHNFTLMHDDIMDQAPLRRGQPTVHEKWNHNIAILSGDVMLVKAHEFLLEVEVHKLKAAMSRFTRTAAEVCEGQQMDMNFETRWDVTELEYIDMIRLKTSVLLGYALELGGLIGGADEQTTAHLYEAGVNIGIGFQLKDDLLDVYGDPAKFGKQVGGDIIANKKTFLLIEALEQATGSTKAELTDWLTQVDFDKAEKVRAVTTIYNQLGVRELTEARINDYFAKGFANFEQINADPARKEVLLQFTRQLVERES